One Pagrus major chromosome 11, Pma_NU_1.0 genomic region harbors:
- the tmem221 gene encoding transmembrane protein 221 yields the protein MSLKYSQRSLIVLSLLGILSAIMSVLSVILIFQLQSQQAAVKESPSPSASALIPAHVWAVLLPVSTVLSALSLTLHLSSAAVCLLHSYFSTEVCRGEEDTDRADWFLLDSRAVRHVAIGLFCLGVSVYLAAMSIFMLLIFEVETGIATACVLSSGILILLLVVIHSLVKASRTAKHYHADHLDTLFQNDHRSSSTPVSRPCELKIGVDKPRMHRSHSHLQHPISHPHCGTPRQREPYQQQQYSPAGGSQGHLSDKDGYSSGGSCPRMHRTLSTESGLLQAQAKPWNGVNNEMRSVLARKSGITAKDSTLV from the exons ATGTCGCTCAAATACAGCCAGCGGTCGTTAATAGTTCTGTCTTTACTGGGGATTTTATCGGCCATCATGTCTGTTTTATCGGTCATTTTGATTTTCCAGCTCCAGTCTCAACAGGCGGCCGTGAAGGAGTCTCCCTCTCCGTCCGCCTCCGCGCTCATACCCGCTCATGTGTGGGCCGTCCTGCTGCCCGTGTCCACGGTGCTGTCCGCCCTGTCGCTCACCCTGCACCTGAGCTCCGCGGCGGTGTGTCTCCTCCACAGCTACTTCTCCACAGAGgtctgcagaggagaggaggacacgGACAG AGCAGACTGGTTTCTTTTGGATAGCAGAGCTGTACGACATGTGGCTATTGGACTGTTCTGCCTGGGGGTTTCTGTCTATTTGGCAG CTATGTCCATCTTTATGCTCCTGATATTCGAGGTGGAGACGGGCATCGCAACCGCTTGCGTACTCTCCTCTGGGATCTTAATCCTACTGCTCGTTGTGATCCACTCTCTGGTCAAAGCTTCCCGAACTGCCAAGCACTATCACGCCGACCACCTCGACACCCTCTTCCAGAACGAccacaggagcagcagcacacCTGTCTCCCGACCCTGTGAGCTCAAAATCGGCGTCGACAAACCGCGGATGCACCGCAGCCACTCTCATCTGCAGCATCCGATCTCCCACCCTCACTGTGGCACCCCGAGACAGCGAGAACCGTACCAGCAACAGCAGTACTCTCCCGCTGGAGGTTCCCAGGGCCACTTGAGTGATAAAGACGGATACAGCAGTGGCGGAAGTTGTCCTCGAATGCACCGGACCTTGTCTACTGAATCTGGTCTACTGCAGGCCCAGGCTAAACCCTGGAATGGGGTCAACAATGAGATGAGGAGTGTCCTAGCTCGCAAGTCAGGGATTACTGCAAAAGACTCAACTCTTGTGTGA